Below is a window of Chryseobacterium arthrosphaerae DNA.
CTGCACAGGTAATCACAATGGTGCCCAGTTTGGTCTTCTGAAGATTTCTCTCCTGTACAATTCTTGCCAGTACCGGAAATGCCGTTATACTCATAGAAATTGCTATAAATAAGGCAAAGGAGGTAAACTGAATCCCTGAAGGGGCAAATTCCTGATAAATAAAATACGACAAGCCAATACCCAGCGCAAAAGGAATAATAATACTGGCATGACTGATCACTACAGCATCATGGGCTTTTTTTCGCAGGACACTGAGGTCAAGTTCCATTCCTACGATATACATAAACAGAATAAGCCCTATCTGGCTGAGAAACTGTAAGTTTCCCAATGATTCTTTTGGAAATAAGAATGCAGAAAACTCAGGAAAATACATCCCTACAAGAGAAGGTCCCAGCACGATCCCGGCAATCATTTCCCCAATTACACTGGGCTGTTTGATCTTCATACAGATCCATCCGAACAGTCTGGCAGTAAGAATAATGGTTACGATCTGTGCCAGTAGCAGTGCCAGAGGGTGGTGAAGGTTGGTTTTAAAAGATTCAAGGAAGTTGTCCCAGGTAGAGCCACTGCTGGTTTTACTGACGATATTTTCTTTGATTTCCAGTGTCTGCCCTTCCATGATAAAGAAGTACATCAGGCCGGAAAAAACCGCTATAGTCGTAATGTAGAAAATTAAATTTCTGTATTTCCCCAAATTCATGATTCCAATATTTTAATGCAAAGTTGATAAGAATATGTTGATGTTAAATACACTTTTTTTTAAAATGTAATGAATGTTCTAAAAAATGTAATAAAATCTATTTAAATGAATATCCAACGCCGGCCCCTATTTTCCAGCTTCCGTTCTGGTCCGGAGTTTTGGTGTTATAATAGACCGGAATCTGAAGGACAATTTTTCTGTAAACCATCGTAAAACCGGCTCCTAAGGTAGGCGTAACAGGGCTGTTTCTTGTTCCGGAGGATCTGTCTTCCCTGATTCTAAGAGAGGGAAGCATCCCTGCAATATATTTTATGTTTTTGTGCTTAAGGCTTATATTAGGCCCGGTAAAATTGAGAAAAGCACCATGATCTACATATCCGGCTACTGCGATTCCCTCAAAAAATGAGACCTTGATTTTTGAACCCGTTTCCTGAGAAAAGCACAGTCCGGATAGAAGAATTCCTACTGCATACAGACAGTTTTTCATTATTAATCATTTAATCAGGAGTAAAAATACGTCCCTGTAATGGTACAAAAAATGAAGATGTAATGAAGCGAAAGCTTTCTGTAATGAAAACGGAAATGTCTGAAAAATCTATTTTCCGAATAATTCCATCAGTGCACTTTTATAGGTATCTCCGATTTGCAGCTTCAGGAAATTTTCTCCTTCGGTGAGAATGGTTGTAATAATTTCGTTGGTGGTAAATACTTTGATGGAAGACATTGCAATGATCTCTTTTTTATTGATCTGGGCAAAATCTTTAGCCGGAAGCATTTCAAGAAGATTTTTGAAATTAAGGTTTTTTAAAACGATAACGGTTCCGTCATTCAGGGTAATATCTTTATCCCGGCTGTCAATTTCCGAAGTTTTGATGTAAACAATCTGTTCGGTGGGAATGATGGTTTTACCGATGTTGGTATTCCATTCTATGAATGTTTTTTTCTGGATGGTGCTGATTTGTTCTTTTGCCTTATCAAAAGCCTGGATCAGACGTTCTTTTTTAATAGGTTTTCTTACATAATCCACTACATTGAGATCAAAAGCTTCTGCTGCATATTCTTTATAGGCGGTAGTGAAGATGATCTTTTTTGAACCGGAAATCAGCTCGGCAACCTGAAGACCCGTCATTCCGGGCATTTCAATATCCAGAATGCAAAGATTACAGTCCAGGGAGTCAATTTCTTTCAGAAAAACCTTAGGATCGTTGAAGGCCTTTACCACTTCCACATCATCAATTTGCTCACACAGAAGTTTAAGGTAGCTGATGGCCAGCAGTTCATCATCCAGAATAACGCATTTTATCATAGAATTCTCCTAAATTGATTTTTAATTCTGCTGTGAAAATCCCGTTTTTAGAACTTCTTTCCAGCTGATAGTAAGTACTGTAGATCATTTTAAGCCTTTGGTCAAAAGACTGGCTTCCGAAACCGCTCTTTTCCTTCTCGAGGATATTTTTCAGAGAGGCTTTGTTGCTGACTTTCATGGTGAAGATGCCGTTTTCAAGCTCCATATAAATGGAAATAAAAGAATCCTGAGCCAGA
It encodes the following:
- a CDS encoding LytR/AlgR family response regulator transcription factor, whose protein sequence is MIKCVILDDELLAISYLKLLCEQIDDVEVVKAFNDPKVFLKEIDSLDCNLCILDIEMPGMTGLQVAELISGSKKIIFTTAYKEYAAEAFDLNVVDYVRKPIKKERLIQAFDKAKEQISTIQKKTFIEWNTNIGKTIIPTEQIVYIKTSEIDSRDKDITLNDGTVIVLKNLNFKNLLEMLPAKDFAQINKKEIIAMSSIKVFTTNEIITTILTEGENFLKLQIGDTYKSALMELFGK